The Haploplasma axanthum region TTGTTCTATTACTTGTTGGACCAATTGGTGATATTACAAATTGGAGTTTCTTAAAAGCCATCACATTAGACGCAATGTATATCTTACCGCTTGCAGGGATTATTGGAATAATTGCAATGGGTGAGTCAAAGAATTTAATTAACTATACAACAAAGGGTTTAAATAGAATGACTGGTACAGTAATGATTTTAATTGGTGCTGGTGCATTAGGTGGTCTAATTTCAAAATCAGATTTAGGTTATCAAATAACTAATATCATTGCAAAACTTGGAATATCAGGTGATTTATTAGCACCAATTGCTGGTATTTTAATGGGTGGAGCCCTAGCTTCTACTTCAGCAGGTGTTTCAGTAGGTATTGAAGGTTTCGGACAATCTATTTTAGGTACAGGAACAAGTCCTATCAATGCAGCCGTTATGATGCATACAGGGGCAACAGTAATTGATCAATTGCCACATGGTAATTATTTCCATGTTACTGGCGGAAGTATGAACATGGATATTAAAGAAAGATTTAAGGTTGTAGGATTTGAAGCATTAGTTGGTTTAACAATGACAATTGTTGCTGTATTAATTAACTTTATATTTTAGGAGGATGAATAATGAAAATAGTTATTGCACCAGATTCGTTTAAAGGGAGTTTGACTGCTAAAGAAGCAAGTCAAGCAATACATGATGGTTTTATAAAAGTATTTCCAAATGCAGAATATGTACTTGTACCAATGGCTGATGGTGGAGAAGGAACTGTTCAATCATTAGTTGATGCAACAAATGGAAAATTATTAGAAAAGAAAGTTTGTGGACCACTTGAAAAAACAGTAACTGCTAAGTATGGTATCTTAGGAGATGGAAAAACTGGGGTTATTGAAATGGCAGAGGCTAGTGGTATTGGTTATGTAACAAAAGAGACTAAAAATCCTTTAGTTACTACAACATATGGTACTGGTGAGTTAATAATGGCTTGTGTTGAACAAGGTGTTAAAAAGATTATTATTGGTATTGGTGGTAGTGCCACTAATGATGGTGGTAGTGGAATGGCAGAAGCTTTAGGTGTTAAATTCTTAGATAAAAATGGTAATCAAATTCCAAGAGGTGGAGGCGGATTGTCAAAACTAGATAGAATTGATATGTCAAATATTGATCCAAGATTAAAAGATGTTGAATTAATTATTGCATCTGATGTTACAAATCCATTATGTGGAGAAAAGGGAGCATCTCATGTATTTGGCCCTCAAAAAGGTGCTACTAAAGAAATGATCCAAATTTTAGATAGTAATTTAAAACATTATGCTGATGTTATTAAAAAACAATTAGGTAAGGACGTTGCTGATGTTCCAGGTACAGGTGCTG contains the following coding sequences:
- a CDS encoding glycerate kinase, which encodes MKIVIAPDSFKGSLTAKEASQAIHDGFIKVFPNAEYVLVPMADGGEGTVQSLVDATNGKLLEKKVCGPLEKTVTAKYGILGDGKTGVIEMAEASGIGYVTKETKNPLVTTTYGTGELIMACVEQGVKKIIIGIGGSATNDGGSGMAEALGVKFLDKNGNQIPRGGGGLSKLDRIDMSNIDPRLKDVELIIASDVTNPLCGEKGASHVFGPQKGATKEMIQILDSNLKHYADVIKKQLGKDVADVPGTGAAGGLGAGLLVFTNSKMQKGIDIVVNYVKLEEKLRNAKLCVTGEGGIDFQTQFGKAPFGVAQAAKKVSKDLPVIAIAGSLGREYQELYDKGFDAIFGTIEQVQPLEEVIAAAKESLIRTAENVARAIKITI